The following coding sequences lie in one Arachis hypogaea cultivar Tifrunner chromosome 4, arahy.Tifrunner.gnm2.J5K5, whole genome shotgun sequence genomic window:
- the LOC140184075 gene encoding uncharacterized protein: MYLADASDATRCKAFPTTLSKAAMKWFDSLPPRSVTSFEDLLRKFLMRFSILKDKVNHAPSLLGVKQEVGEPLRDYMERFNKACLEIQDLPTEAVIMGLVNGLREGPFSQSISKRHPTSLSDVQERAEKYINMEENARLRESS; this comes from the coding sequence atgtatctggctgatgcttctgatgcaACACGTTGCAAGGCTTTTCCGACCACCCtgtcaaaagcagcgatgaagtggttcgatagcctccctcCAAGGTCGGTTACCAGCTTTGAGGACCTCTTAAGAAAATTCCTGATGCGATTCTCCATCCTGAAGGATAAAGTAAACcacgcaccgagcctcctgggagttAAACAGGAGGTCGGGGAACCTCTACGTgattacatggaaaggttcaacaaagcgtgtTTGGAAATTCAAGatctgcccacagaggcagttatCATGGGATTAGTAAATGGACTTAGGGAAggacccttctcacagtccatatcaaaaaggcacccgACCTCTTTGAGTGATGTACAGGAGAGagcggaaaagtacatcaacatggaggaaaatgccagaCTGAGAGAGTCGAGTTAG